Proteins encoded by one window of Desulfovibrio ferrophilus:
- a CDS encoding tail fiber assembly protein, translating into MDIHSYHPETGEYLSTDTPPIDPLETEQAGQPVYLLPEGATETAPPETNEGFVPVWTDNGWEIMEDHRGETHYRTATGEALTIEDLGPLPQGLTDSAAQDYEVWDEVSRNWTLDVDAWALAVRSERNFRLGACDATTLPDYPHADDAARQAWLDYRQALRDLPMQQGFPWMPEEVNWPHNPFMA; encoded by the coding sequence ATGGATATCCATAGCTATCACCCCGAGACCGGGGAATATTTGAGCACGGACACCCCACCCATCGATCCTTTGGAGACTGAGCAGGCCGGACAGCCCGTGTATCTGCTGCCCGAAGGAGCTACGGAAACGGCACCGCCCGAGACGAACGAAGGATTCGTGCCCGTCTGGACAGATAACGGCTGGGAGATCATGGAGGATCACCGGGGAGAAACCCATTACCGGACGGCCACGGGGGAGGCCCTGACCATCGAGGATTTAGGGCCGCTGCCCCAGGGACTGACCGACTCCGCAGCGCAGGACTATGAGGTCTGGGACGAAGTCAGCAGGAACTGGACCTTGGACGTGGATGCCTGGGCGCTGGCCGTACGTAGCGAGCGCAACTTTCGCTTGGGCGCCTGCGACGCCACGACTTTGCCCGACTATCCCCATGCCGACGATGCCGCCCGCCAGGCATGGCTGGACTATCGTCAGGCCCTGCGCGATCTGCCGATGCAGCAGGGGTTTCCGTGGATGCCTGAAGAAGTGAACTGGCCACACAATCCGTTCATGGCTTAA
- a CDS encoding phage tail protein: MATKRLCPAADGDSALGKDTKRWGDIQTHALNGQNIALDGAAAHDLPGLVLLATEAQAQDPAIDTKAVTPMGLMAAISGKLDTTAKASTIQAEAGMDDETWMTPALTSAAIAALTETPPSIPAGTVVAMASSTRPDGWLECNGASLSTSTYADLYAVIGTTFGSGTGTFKLPDLRGEFLRGWDHNRGVDSGRTVGSTQAQAYKSHTHAASIPNAISEGSGRGLIYMTSSGATSITSGSSGGSETRPRNIALIYLIKY, encoded by the coding sequence ATGGCTACAAAACGACTCTGCCCGGCGGCAGACGGCGACAGCGCTTTGGGCAAGGATACAAAACGATGGGGAGATATCCAAACCCACGCCCTGAATGGACAAAACATCGCCCTCGATGGGGCAGCAGCGCATGACCTACCCGGGCTTGTTCTTCTTGCTACCGAAGCCCAGGCTCAGGACCCCGCAATCGACACCAAGGCCGTGACTCCAATGGGCCTGATGGCTGCGATCAGCGGCAAGCTTGATACCACCGCCAAGGCATCCACAATCCAGGCCGAGGCCGGCATGGACGATGAAACATGGATGACCCCGGCCCTGACAAGCGCTGCCATCGCAGCGCTGACAGAAACGCCACCATCCATCCCCGCTGGCACCGTAGTGGCCATGGCATCCAGCACTCGCCCCGACGGCTGGCTGGAATGCAACGGTGCAAGCCTGTCCACCAGCACCTACGCTGATCTCTATGCCGTTATCGGGACCACCTTCGGCTCAGGTACGGGCACCTTCAAACTTCCAGACCTGCGTGGCGAGTTCCTACGCGGTTGGGACCATAACCGCGGCGTGGACTCCGGTCGCACCGTCGGCAGCACCCAGGCGCAAGCCTATAAAAGTCACACCCACGCCGCCAGCATTCCCAATGCCATAAGCGAAGGCAGTGGCCGAGGTCTGATCTACATGACCAGCAGTGGGGCCACGTCCATCACGTCGGGCAGCAGCGGCGGCAGCGAGACCCGGCCTCGGAATATTGCCCTCATCTACCTCATCAAATACTAG
- a CDS encoding PAS domain S-box protein, with product MSNTTKKTEKQLQQELDALRDQVSALQAQVHHLESQGNDEAYFEHLFKNAPLGYQSLNAEGRFLEVNQAWLDVMGYTRDEVVGQWFGSFMTPKSQQLARERFPCFKEAGEVHGVEFEMIRKNGRIITMSFEGRIGHNPDGTFRQTHCIMHDVTVEAQSRKDLQESERKYRLLAENTADIIWTTDNRNRYTYVSPSVTRILGFAPEEALGRPIIGTLTLPSAREVQKAFQLQKAAMEQGDLEFTTRMEIEHYHKNGSTVWFEVLAKPQLDENGNRIGWLGISRDIRDRKKAEDALKRSEERFRRLFEDAALGILVVDEDTAIIDSNKAASNILGYSHEELVTMRTESMIHPEDMKVISPQEVLRQSMIRDSLTLERRYQHKDGSYVPIQINVKLIPESNHRLVMFQDITESKQAKAELEEFRLLLTAMTDNMMDMLWAKDTKGIYLFANKAMREGLLHCDDIPPLGKTDVFFALRQREMGEQHTFGELCFDSDEVVLKANKPGRFVEDGLVQGKYLALDVQKSPLHDREGNLIGTVGTGRDITAKLEQEQALTKSRQELQLTLDATNDSIWSYDIRANVIHTSPKILDILGYSEGEIEPEACLEDTNLHPEDLEPRDRKLWNYIQGSIPEYVSEFRLRSKDGFWRWIYSRGSIVERDDNGAPLRIIGAHTDITELKRVQEDLQLAKETAENATKAKSEFLANMSHELRTPLNGIFGMLQLIQTTELDAEQTEYVNTGLATGRSLMAIINDVLDFSKMEAGLVDIAHDSFNLHASLDMVMNNFTVQARGKGLHMELHIGDDVPARLIGDEGRLRQILFNLVGNAVKFTESGRVDVYLQTLPYTRKDEGLRLLFSIEDTGIGIPEDQMLRIFEAFTQADGAYTRRFSGTGLGLGIVRKLISHMDGALSVESEVGQGTCMHFVLPFGRLQTPQKTEHPALIPEQMSRLRILLVEDEMVNQMAAQVFLSRHGHHVTCASNGRLALEQLDKTQYDCVLMDVQMPEMDGLTATRTIRQSNKPYKNIPIIAMTAHAMNKDKNVFLAAGMNGYIAKPVDLRELEAVLAALTAS from the coding sequence ATGAGCAACACGACAAAAAAGACCGAAAAGCAATTGCAGCAGGAACTCGACGCGCTGCGTGATCAGGTTTCCGCCCTGCAGGCTCAGGTCCATCACCTTGAGTCCCAAGGCAATGATGAGGCCTACTTCGAACATCTCTTCAAGAATGCCCCTCTGGGGTATCAATCCCTGAATGCAGAAGGCCGATTCCTGGAAGTCAACCAGGCCTGGCTTGATGTTATGGGCTACACTCGCGATGAGGTAGTGGGTCAATGGTTCGGCTCATTCATGACCCCGAAATCCCAACAACTGGCAAGAGAACGGTTCCCCTGCTTCAAGGAAGCGGGTGAGGTACACGGCGTTGAATTCGAAATGATTCGCAAGAATGGCCGAATCATCACCATGTCCTTCGAAGGGCGTATCGGCCACAACCCGGACGGCACCTTCCGTCAGACCCACTGCATCATGCATGATGTCACGGTCGAGGCACAGTCCCGAAAGGATCTTCAAGAGAGCGAACGCAAATACCGCCTGCTCGCCGAAAACACGGCAGACATCATCTGGACCACGGATAACCGGAACCGCTACACCTATGTCAGCCCATCGGTCACCCGCATCCTTGGCTTTGCCCCGGAAGAGGCACTGGGCCGCCCCATCATCGGAACCTTGACCCTGCCCTCGGCCAGGGAAGTCCAAAAGGCATTCCAACTTCAGAAAGCCGCCATGGAACAGGGCGACCTTGAGTTTACCACTCGTATGGAAATCGAGCATTATCACAAAAATGGTTCCACGGTCTGGTTCGAGGTGCTGGCCAAACCGCAACTGGATGAAAACGGCAACCGAATCGGCTGGCTAGGCATTTCACGCGACATCCGCGACCGCAAAAAAGCTGAAGACGCCCTCAAACGAAGCGAAGAACGCTTCAGGCGATTGTTCGAAGATGCAGCATTGGGCATCCTTGTAGTGGACGAGGACACGGCGATTATCGACTCCAACAAGGCCGCTTCCAACATTCTTGGCTACAGCCACGAAGAACTTGTCACCATGCGCACCGAGTCCATGATCCACCCCGAGGATATGAAAGTGATTTCGCCTCAGGAAGTCCTCCGCCAATCCATGATCCGCGACTCGCTGACCCTTGAACGCCGCTACCAGCACAAGGATGGTAGCTACGTACCGATTCAAATCAACGTCAAACTCATTCCCGAGTCGAACCATCGCCTGGTCATGTTCCAGGACATCACCGAAAGCAAACAGGCCAAGGCCGAACTGGAGGAATTCCGCCTGCTCCTGACCGCCATGACCGACAACATGATGGATATGCTTTGGGCCAAGGACACCAAGGGAATCTATCTCTTCGCCAACAAAGCCATGCGTGAAGGCCTGCTGCACTGCGATGACATCCCACCCCTGGGAAAAACAGATGTCTTCTTTGCCCTGCGTCAACGCGAAATGGGAGAGCAGCACACCTTTGGGGAACTCTGCTTCGATAGCGATGAAGTCGTCCTCAAGGCCAACAAGCCCGGACGTTTTGTGGAAGATGGTCTTGTCCAGGGCAAATACCTAGCCCTGGATGTCCAGAAATCACCGCTCCATGACCGTGAAGGCAACCTGATCGGCACCGTGGGCACTGGTCGCGACATCACCGCTAAGCTTGAGCAGGAACAGGCACTGACCAAAAGCCGACAAGAACTCCAACTGACTCTGGATGCCACCAATGACAGCATCTGGAGCTACGATATCCGTGCAAATGTAATCCACACCAGTCCAAAGATCCTTGATATTCTTGGATATTCGGAAGGCGAAATCGAACCTGAAGCCTGCCTTGAGGATACAAACCTCCATCCCGAAGACCTTGAGCCTCGGGACCGTAAGCTCTGGAACTATATACAGGGTAGCATCCCCGAATATGTTTCCGAATTCAGACTCCGCTCCAAGGACGGTTTCTGGAGATGGATCTATTCGCGCGGCAGCATCGTGGAACGCGATGATAACGGCGCCCCCTTGCGCATCATCGGAGCGCACACGGACATCACCGAATTGAAGCGAGTACAGGAGGATCTGCAACTGGCCAAGGAAACCGCTGAAAACGCCACCAAGGCCAAAAGCGAATTCCTGGCCAACATGAGCCACGAACTGCGCACCCCCTTGAATGGCATTTTCGGTATGCTCCAGCTCATCCAGACCACCGAACTCGACGCCGAACAAACCGAATACGTCAATACCGGCCTGGCGACAGGACGCAGCCTGATGGCCATCATCAACGACGTCCTCGATTTCTCAAAAATGGAAGCCGGACTTGTGGACATCGCCCACGACTCCTTTAACCTGCACGCTTCCCTGGATATGGTGATGAACAACTTCACCGTGCAGGCCAGAGGAAAAGGCCTGCACATGGAGCTCCATATCGGCGACGACGTGCCCGCCAGGTTGATCGGTGACGAAGGGCGACTGCGGCAGATTCTGTTCAACCTCGTGGGCAATGCGGTCAAGTTTACCGAAAGTGGTCGCGTGGACGTCTACTTGCAAACCCTTCCATATACGCGCAAGGACGAGGGCCTCCGCCTGCTCTTCTCCATCGAGGACACGGGGATTGGCATCCCCGAGGACCAGATGCTCCGTATCTTCGAGGCCTTTACCCAAGCCGATGGCGCCTACACCCGGCGTTTTTCCGGCACCGGACTTGGTCTGGGCATCGTGCGCAAGCTCATTTCGCACATGGATGGTGCGCTGTCCGTGGAAAGCGAAGTGGGGCAAGGAACCTGCATGCATTTCGTGTTACCGTTCGGGCGACTCCAAACCCCGCAGAAAACAGAGCACCCAGCTCTGATTCCCGAACAGATGAGCAGGTTGCGCATCCTGCTGGTGGAAGACGAGATGGTGAACCAGATGGCTGCGCAAGTGTTCCTGTCTCGCCATGGACACCATGTAACCTGTGCCAGCAACGGACGCCTTGCCCTGGAGCAACTGGATAAGACTCAGTACGACTGTGTGCTCATGGACGTTCAGATGCCGGAGATGGACGGCCTAACGGCCACCCGCACCATCCGCCAATCGAACAAGCCCTACAAGAACATCCCCATCATCGCCATGACCGCCCACGCCATGAACAAGGACAAGAATGTCTTCCTGGCTGCCGGCATGAACGGCTACATCGCCAAGCCCGTGGATCTGCGTGAATTGGAAGCAGTTCTCGCCGCGCTTACCGCATCCTGA
- a CDS encoding DUF2959 domain-containing protein has product MRPVVRVIPLLLCLLTLVACQKAYYGAMEKVGIHKRDILVDRVEDARDSQAEAKEEFANALERFQSVVKVDGGELQETYERLNSTYEDCDDKAQNVSTRIAKVQDVAEALFEEWQAELNQYSSAKLRQQSASQLTRTKREYKKLLSAMRKAEKSMHPVLSTLHDQVLFLKHNLNARAIASIKNELDTVERDVASLVKTMEVSINEANQFIEQMLGD; this is encoded by the coding sequence ATGAGACCTGTCGTCCGAGTAATCCCCCTCCTGCTCTGCCTGTTGACCCTCGTTGCCTGCCAGAAGGCCTACTATGGCGCCATGGAAAAAGTGGGGATTCACAAGCGTGACATCCTGGTGGACCGTGTGGAAGACGCCCGCGATTCACAGGCCGAGGCCAAAGAGGAATTTGCCAACGCTCTGGAACGCTTTCAAAGCGTCGTCAAAGTCGATGGCGGAGAATTGCAGGAAACATACGAACGCCTGAACAGCACCTACGAGGACTGCGACGACAAGGCCCAGAACGTCAGCACACGCATTGCCAAGGTCCAGGATGTGGCCGAAGCCCTGTTCGAGGAATGGCAGGCCGAGCTGAATCAATACTCCAGCGCCAAGCTCAGGCAGCAAAGCGCCAGCCAACTAACCCGAACCAAACGCGAATATAAAAAACTCTTGAGCGCCATGCGCAAGGCGGAAAAATCCATGCACCCGGTGCTCAGCACCCTGCATGATCAGGTGCTGTTTCTGAAACACAACCTGAACGCCCGGGCCATCGCCTCCATCAAGAACGAACTGGACACCGTGGAACGCGACGTGGCCTCCCTGGTCAAGACCATGGAAGTTTCCATCAATGAGGCCAACCAGTTCATTGAGCAGATGCTCGGCGATTAG
- a CDS encoding DUF721 domain-containing protein, whose product MKRMKRFSSALTKLLQDKDGEGTHYHLTRLWKHWEEVVGDHIAEVARPLGHRKTTLLIGVEDHMLMQELVHYSPAILEQVNTFLGMNFFDKVHVDLIGDHVSLDALPENTRQAHPLEPQKPEQLGGLVGKLDPDSPMAKCYRAYVEYFARREQARKGRDTPPSNSDHS is encoded by the coding sequence ATGAAACGCATGAAAAGATTCTCTTCCGCACTCACCAAGCTCCTGCAGGACAAGGACGGCGAGGGCACTCATTATCATCTAACCCGACTGTGGAAACACTGGGAAGAGGTGGTGGGTGACCACATTGCCGAGGTCGCTCGTCCGTTGGGGCATCGCAAAACAACCCTGCTGATCGGCGTGGAAGACCACATGCTGATGCAGGAGCTTGTCCACTACAGCCCTGCCATCCTGGAACAGGTCAACACCTTCCTCGGGATGAATTTCTTTGACAAGGTCCATGTAGACCTGATAGGAGACCACGTTTCACTTGACGCACTACCGGAGAACACCCGGCAGGCGCACCCCCTTGAACCGCAAAAGCCGGAACAACTGGGGGGGCTCGTGGGGAAACTGGACCCGGATTCCCCGATGGCGAAGTGTTACAGGGCGTATGTCGAATATTTCGCCCGGCGGGAACAAGCCCGCAAGGGGCGCGACACACCGCCCTCAAATTCTGATCATTCCTAA
- a CDS encoding ArsR/SmtB family transcription factor gives MSEATILHFSKALADATRLRLARILMDHELSVGEIVAVLGLSQPRISRHLKIMAEAGLLVSRRDGQWVFYGAAESGEGRDYLDAVGPFLSRDDDLGRDAETASRVVAERRSHSRHFFERHAREWDRLRDSTLGGFDVAAEILARMPETSVAADLGCGTGGLAKVLRERASRVIGVDNSQEMLARAREVLSASGESADSVSLRIGDLEHLPLADAEAGFAVMCLALHHLPSPERGIQEALRVLTPGSRFVLVDFEQHTDESLRESAGDHWLGFAPERIEGWLSSAGFAIVENTRFPLPSGLTLRLYEAEKQITEE, from the coding sequence ATGAGCGAAGCAACAATACTCCATTTTTCCAAGGCGCTGGCTGATGCCACACGCTTGCGACTGGCCCGGATTCTCATGGATCATGAGCTGTCTGTGGGTGAGATTGTCGCGGTGCTCGGCTTGTCGCAGCCTCGTATATCGCGGCATCTGAAGATCATGGCCGAGGCTGGATTGCTCGTGTCTCGTCGCGATGGACAATGGGTTTTTTACGGTGCTGCCGAGTCGGGCGAGGGGCGCGATTATCTGGATGCCGTGGGGCCGTTCCTGAGCCGCGATGACGACTTGGGCAGGGATGCCGAAACTGCCTCCAGGGTGGTGGCCGAACGACGCAGCCATTCCAGGCATTTTTTTGAGCGCCATGCCCGGGAATGGGATCGCCTGCGCGACAGTACTCTGGGTGGATTTGATGTGGCAGCCGAAATTTTGGCGCGCATGCCCGAGACTTCGGTGGCGGCGGATTTGGGCTGTGGCACCGGCGGGCTTGCCAAGGTCCTGCGCGAACGTGCCTCCCGGGTGATCGGAGTGGACAACTCGCAGGAGATGCTGGCCCGGGCCCGTGAGGTTCTGTCCGCCAGCGGTGAGAGTGCTGACAGCGTCAGTCTGCGCATCGGTGATCTGGAGCATCTGCCTCTGGCCGATGCCGAAGCCGGATTCGCAGTGATGTGTCTGGCTTTGCACCATTTACCTTCCCCGGAGCGCGGCATACAGGAGGCCCTCAGGGTTCTGACGCCGGGCTCAAGATTTGTGCTCGTTGATTTCGAGCAGCACACGGATGAATCCCTGCGCGAGAGTGCAGGAGACCATTGGCTGGGTTTTGCACCCGAACGCATTGAGGGATGGCTCTCAAGCGCCGGGTTCGCTATAGTTGAAAATACCCGCTTCCCTTTGCCGTCCGGTCTTACCCTGCGGCTTTACGAGGCGGAAAAACAGATCACGGAGGAATAA